CGCCGGCTGGGAATTTCGGTCCGATAGCATATTTAGCCTCCGGGCAACAGGCGAGTATTATCTGCTGGGTTTTAGGGCAGGGGATTTTAACCTGCAAGGTGGACTTAATTTGGCTATTGATAACAATACCCTCGCTGTTGAAGCGGATTATAGATACCAAGAACCTGATTATTTTTATCAATACTACAATTCCAATTACTTCAGATGGGATCAAAAACTTTCGAAAACCAGCAGGTTGGATATTAAAGGACATTTTGACATAGAAAGTATAAACACCCGGCTTTCATTAAAATCGTTAATAATGAACAACTATACCTATCTGGACACCAGTTCATTGCCAGCCCAATATTCCCAAAACCTGGAATTGATTACTGCATCGGTTAGGAAAGACTTTCAGTTCTGGAAGTTTCATTCAATGAACAAATTGGTTTTTCAATATACAGATCAATACGATGTATTGGGAATTCCCAGGTTTTATCTGCATCACAGATTTGCATTCAGGCATAAATTCCACTTTGCTATCACAGGCGGGAATTTATATACCCAACTGGGATGGTCGTTGTATTATTACCCTTCCTATTATACGGATGATTACATGCCTGCCCTGGGTCTTTATCACAGGCAGAGAGATGAAAAAATAGGAGATACACCTTTATTCAATCTTTTTGCCAATTTCAGGGTAAAGCGTGTGAATATTTTTGGTAAGTTGTATCATCTGAGCAGCTTCATTCAGGAAAGAAATTATTATACTGCCCCATTGTATCCTATGTCGCCAATGATGGTAAAATTCGGAGTCTCATGGTCTTTTTATGATTAATTTTTTGATAAGATGTAATTGAATAAATATATATTCTTTTAAGTTTGCATCGTTGTTATCAAAAATTTAACTAATTTGATAAAGACTCATAATTTTCTTAAAAAAGCTGTTCCCTTTTCTCTATTGCTTTTCTTTTTATTTTCTTCTTGCCAAACGGATTCTGTAAAAGAAGAGCCTGAGAGCCGGTTAGATAAAATCCGGCAAGAAGGTAAGTTGGTTGCGATAACGGATTACAATTCTACCAACTATTTTATTTATAGAGGCAGGACAATGGGCTTTCAGTATGAATTACTGAAAAAATTTGCCAACCATCTGGATGTGGAATTGGAAATACAGGTGAATAAGGAACTTGAGAAAAGTTTTCAGCTCATGGAGGATGGAAAATGCGATGTTTTGGCCTTCAGTTTAACCATAACCGAAGCCAGGAAAAAGCGCATGGATTTTACTGTTCCGTATGCTCAGACCCGGCAGGTGCTGGTACAACGAAAGCCGGAAAACTGGCGTGAAATGTCAAAACGGGAGATTGAACGCAATCTTGTTAGAAACCAGTTGGAATTGGACAATAAAGTCATTTATGTCAGGGCGAATTCTTCCTATGTAACCCGTCTTAAAAATCTTTCGGAGGAAATCGGCGGGGGAATAAGAATCATTGAAAAGGAAAACTACTCCGAGGAACAACTTATTGCACTTGTTGCTCAGGGTGAGATAGATTATACGGTGTGTGATGAGAATGTTGCCAAAGTGAATGCAACCTATTATCCGAGGCTGGATGTGGAAACAGCCATTAGTTTTCCTCAGAATCTGGCATGGGGAGTTCCCAGGAAGGCCGATTCTCTTTTGGCTGAAGTCGATAGCTGGCTTACAGAATACAAATCCACTATTGATTATGCCATGTTATACAACAAATATTTCAGAAACAGGAAATCGGCCTTTATTCGTAAAAGCGATTATTATACAATAAGCAGCGGTAAAATTTCCCCGTATGATGACCTGATTAAAGCTTACAGTGATGAAATAGACTGGGATTGGAAGCTTTTGGCTTCTTTGATTTTTCAGGAATCCCGTTTTAATCCCACAGCCAGGTCATGGGCTGGTGCGTACGGATTAATGCAATTGATGCCTTCCGTTATAGGAAGATTCGATGTAAATAACAAGTCCTTGCCGGAACAAAATATTCGGGGCGGAGTGAATTTTCTCGAGTGGCTGGAAGAACAGGTAAAAAAACAGGGCATTAAGGATGAGGAAGAGCTGATTAAATTTGTTTTGGCCTCATATAATGTGGGTTTGGGACATGTACTTGATGCACGTAGGTTGACGGAAAAGTATAACGGGAGTCCGGACAAGTGGGAAAACGTTAAAGAATATATATTGAAGAAATCAAATCCCGAGTATTATAACGATGAAGTGGTATATTACGGTTATTGCAGGGGAATAGAAACCTATAATTACGTGGACCAGATTTTGGACCGCTACGAGCATTATAAGAATATCATTGAGGAAGGAGAGGAATAAGGATTGGCCCGGTGGTTGGGTTTTTCGTCACCGGGATTGGGGAATTATCGGGTATGGTTCAGGGACCAGACTTCAATCCTGGTTTTATATTTTGATGTAATTCAATGAATTCAGACAAAATCATAGCTGTGGCTCCCCAGATTTTAAATTGTTTGTAATGAAAATAGGGGGCTTTAATGTACCGTTCGTTTTCATAAATTTCACCATTGTAAATTATACACCCCGGCCTCGTTAGTGTTTCCAGTTTAACGGAAAATATTTCTTCCACTTCTTTATTATTTCTTTCAAAAGCAGGCTCTGAAGTTAAAGCTCCAACCACAGGATGGACGATATAATTGCTTACCGGGATTAAAAGCGGAGTTAATTTGCCTATCACTTGAATTTCATTCGCGGATACGCCGATTTCTTCATCTGTCTCTCTTAATGCAGTATAGATTAAATCCCCGTCACGGGATTCATATTTTCCACCGGGGAAACTTATTTGGCCGCTGTGAACTCCGTCATATAATGATCTCCTGATTAAGATAATATAATGTTCCTCCTCCACCGGATATAAAAGAATAAGCACTCCTGCATATTTGGCCTCCCGTTTTGAAGGGGTTTCAGGCATGTTTCTTTTCAAGGGAGCCATCTTATACTGTGCAGTTTTGCCAGGTAGCTCAGCATTCAGAATCCTCTCAAGTTTTTTGTAATACTCGGGAAATGTCATACACCCTGTCACTGTATTGATTATCCGGTAGCTCTGTTAACAAAACAAAAACGTTCCAATAAATACTCATGATTTCAAAAAGGGGCAAAATCGTTATTTCGAAATTGCCCCATATTAACCTTTATTTATAATATAAACAGATGCCGATTTTGTCTGGTTTAATGTTTTAACCCGAATAATTCTTATTCCTGTCTCCGACAGCGACTAAGGGTCACTAAAATTCTTTTCAAAAATTTAAGTTTCCCGAATCAAGTTCGGGACAGGCTACCTAAGTCGGGGTTAACCTGCATTTTATTCATTTTTATAAAAATTTATGAATAATGCAGGTTAACT
The DNA window shown above is from Bacteroidales bacterium and carries:
- a CDS encoding transporter substrate-binding domain-containing protein translates to MVAITDYNSTNYFIYRGRTMGFQYELLKKFANHLDVELEIQVNKELEKSFQLMEDGKCDVLAFSLTITEARKKRMDFTVPYAQTRQVLVQRKPENWREMSKREIERNLVRNQLELDNKVIYVRANSSYVTRLKNLSEEIGGGIRIIEKENYSEEQLIALVAQGEIDYTVCDENVAKVNATYYPRLDVETAISFPQNLAWGVPRKADSLLAEVDSWLTEYKSTIDYAMLYNKYFRNRKSAFIRKSDYYTISSGKISPYDDLIKAYSDEIDWDWKLLASLIFQESRFNPTARSWAGAYGLMQLMPSVIGRFDVNNKSLPEQNIRGGVNFLEWLEEQVKKQGIKDEEELIKFVLASYNVGLGHVLDARRLTEKYNGSPDKWENVKEYILKKSNPEYYNDEVVYYGYCRGIETYNYVDQILDRYEHYKNIIEEGEE
- a CDS encoding CoA pyrophosphatase, producing MTFPEYYKKLERILNAELPGKTAQYKMAPLKRNMPETPSKREAKYAGVLILLYPVEEEHYIILIRRSLYDGVHSGQISFPGGKYESRDGDLIYTALRETDEEIGVSANEIQVIGKLTPLLIPVSNYIVHPVVGALTSEPAFERNNKEVEEIFSVKLETLTRPGCIIYNGEIYENERYIKAPYFHYKQFKIWGATAMILSEFIELHQNIKPGLKSGP